A portion of the Pedobacter cryoconitis genome contains these proteins:
- a CDS encoding Crp/Fnr family transcriptional regulator, whose protein sequence is MYQALREHIEKITPLSEDEFAFVCTHFSIKKFKKHQFLVQEGEEVKYSYFVVSGLLKLVHTDDTGKQRVVSFAMEDWWESDYYAYFTQTKATMSLECIEDTETLCLLLEDYKKLCDSLPKMQRFFLEKANFGFIGSQRRIISWLTSNSKERYEQLIKQYPSLIQRVPKSLLAAYLGVSRETLSRLSP, encoded by the coding sequence ATGTATCAGGCACTGAGGGAACATATAGAAAAAATCACACCACTTAGTGAGGATGAGTTTGCTTTTGTCTGTACTCATTTTAGTATTAAAAAGTTCAAAAAACATCAATTTCTGGTTCAGGAAGGGGAAGAGGTAAAGTATTCTTACTTTGTCGTTTCCGGACTTCTGAAGTTGGTACATACTGATGATACAGGGAAGCAGCGTGTTGTTTCTTTTGCAATGGAAGATTGGTGGGAAAGTGATTACTATGCATATTTCACTCAGACCAAAGCGACCATGTCGCTAGAGTGCATTGAAGATACGGAAACCTTATGCCTTTTACTTGAAGACTATAAAAAGCTATGTGATAGTTTGCCAAAGATGCAGCGTTTCTTCCTTGAAAAAGCGAATTTCGGTTTTATAGGATCGCAACGACGCATTATATCCTGGCTAACCTCTAATTCCAAAGAGCGTTATGAGCAGTTAATTAAACAATACCCCTCACTTATTCAGCGCGTACCCAAGAGCCTTCTTGCTGCGTATCTGGGCGTTTCGCGCGAAACCTTAAGCAGGTTATCTCCTTAA
- a CDS encoding RidA family protein, translated as MKKSSKLLAFLFITSVPVWAQAQKTNQMEKRSINPWKWQDERSYVQAVEVKNVESTLYVSGQTAISADGISSNEDMKSQLILALQNLEKVIGEAGYECKGIARLNIYTTSTAELWPHFAVFQDWIAKHEVKPALTLLEVKSLFETLKVELEATVVK; from the coding sequence ATGAAGAAAAGCAGCAAACTTTTAGCATTTCTATTCATAACCAGTGTACCAGTATGGGCACAGGCTCAAAAGACTAATCAAATGGAAAAAAGAAGCATTAACCCCTGGAAATGGCAGGATGAACGCAGTTATGTACAAGCTGTTGAAGTGAAAAATGTAGAAAGTACGCTTTATGTTTCAGGACAGACTGCTATCAGCGCAGATGGAATATCTAGTAATGAAGACATGAAGTCTCAATTAATTCTGGCTTTACAAAATCTGGAAAAGGTTATTGGTGAAGCCGGATATGAATGCAAAGGGATCGCAAGATTAAACATCTATACGACTTCCACTGCAGAGCTTTGGCCACACTTTGCTGTTTTTCAAGACTGGATAGCGAAACATGAAGTTAAACCAGCACTCACTTTGCTGGAAGTTAAAAGCCTTTTTGAAACCTTGAAGGTTGAACTAGAGGCTACAGTTGTAAAATAA
- a CDS encoding VOC family protein — protein MAAINPYLNFDGNTEEVFNFYKSVFGGEFEMVSRFDTMPEEYWPDQSEINKIMHISLPIGGGSFLMDSDRPACYGPVNKGDHAYIAIKADSEEEATKLFNGLSAGGVVTMPLAKAFWGDFFGMFNDKFGVQWMISYAYDNK, from the coding sequence ATGGCAGCAATCAACCCTTATTTAAACTTTGATGGTAATACCGAAGAAGTATTTAATTTCTATAAGTCCGTATTTGGAGGTGAATTCGAAATGGTTTCCAGATTTGATACTATGCCAGAAGAATACTGGCCTGATCAAAGCGAAATCAATAAGATTATGCATATTTCCTTACCAATTGGTGGTGGAAGTTTTTTAATGGATAGTGACAGACCAGCGTGTTATGGGCCGGTCAACAAAGGTGACCATGCTTATATTGCCATCAAAGCAGACAGTGAAGAAGAAGCTACAAAATTATTCAATGGGCTTTCCGCAGGAGGTGTAGTGACCATGCCACTGGCCAAAGCTTTCTGGGGTGATTTCTTCGGAATGTTTAATGATAAGTTTGGCGTTCAATGGATGATCAGTTATGCATATGATAACAAATAG
- a CDS encoding TPR end-of-group domain-containing protein yields MRKVVAVFLVISSIAFSAFSQQATVSAELEQAYRASYQSVMDAYKQKDYVAAETELIKFRNKFIGMPASIKRNYPDVMANQYYSLSCVNALNGNKNKAMLYLDSAFRNGYSNYKNMLTDTDLNLLRKEKRFKIVLQQIREKGDYGYILQKSGAYNLKDKRVVVKFTYQDPNAPELVKFRKQYKLDSVSGNGDEISRFKNLLFWVHNVIRHDGNSSNPIHKNAIDLIDICKKEDRGVNCRMMATVLRDTYQAMGFKSRTVTCMPKDTADLDCHVITVVWSETKNKWLWMDPTFNAYVSDDKGTLLNVEEVRAKLIKGEPLVLNEDANWNNKTKKTKEDYLDYYMSKNLYWINCDVKNEWDVETRGIGKPLLEIVHLYPGGFSRIKGDKVINKSDITYATNNAVDFWAKPGN; encoded by the coding sequence ATGAGAAAAGTTGTTGCCGTATTCCTGGTAATAAGTAGTATAGCCTTTTCGGCTTTTAGTCAGCAGGCAACTGTGTCTGCTGAACTTGAACAAGCATACCGGGCTTCTTACCAATCGGTTATGGATGCTTATAAACAGAAGGATTATGTTGCAGCGGAGACAGAACTTATTAAATTTCGTAACAAATTTATAGGTATGCCTGCTAGTATAAAGCGTAATTATCCTGATGTGATGGCTAATCAATATTATAGCCTTTCTTGTGTAAATGCCCTGAATGGCAATAAAAATAAAGCAATGCTATATTTAGACAGTGCTTTCCGCAATGGTTACAGTAATTATAAAAATATGCTGACAGATACTGATCTGAATCTTTTGCGTAAGGAAAAGCGATTCAAAATAGTATTACAGCAAATTAGAGAAAAAGGGGATTACGGTTATATTCTTCAAAAATCTGGTGCTTATAATCTTAAAGATAAAAGGGTAGTGGTGAAATTTACTTATCAGGATCCGAATGCACCCGAGCTGGTTAAATTCAGAAAGCAATATAAACTGGATTCTGTAAGTGGAAATGGAGATGAAATCAGCAGGTTTAAAAATTTGCTATTTTGGGTACATAATGTGATCAGGCATGATGGCAATTCAAGTAATCCAATCCATAAAAATGCGATTGATTTAATAGACATCTGCAAAAAAGAAGATAGGGGAGTGAATTGCAGGATGATGGCGACTGTGCTGAGAGATACCTACCAGGCTATGGGGTTTAAATCCAGAACGGTTACCTGCATGCCAAAGGACACTGCTGATCTTGATTGCCATGTTATCACAGTTGTCTGGTCTGAAACCAAAAATAAGTGGTTATGGATGGATCCTACTTTTAATGCTTATGTAAGTGATGATAAAGGCACCCTGTTAAATGTAGAAGAAGTAAGAGCGAAACTGATCAAAGGAGAACCATTGGTTTTAAATGAGGATGCGAATTGGAATAACAAAACTAAGAAAACCAAGGAAGATTATCTGGATTATTACATGTCAAAGAACTTATACTGGATCAATTGTGATGTTAAAAACGAATGGGATGTGGAGACCCGGGGAATTGGAAAACCGCTTCTGGAGATTGTCCATTTATATCCGGGTGGATTTTCCAGGATTAAAGGAGATAAAGTGATTAATAAAAGTGACATTACTTATGCAACTAATAATGCTGTTGATTTTTGGGCTAAACCGGGCAACTAA
- a CDS encoding aldo/keto reductase — translation MDLTNYRTLGKSGLRVSPLTLGTMTFGEEWGWGSTPADAEAIMSEYIAAGGNSIDTANIYTKGHSEKIIGDYLKSTDIRRDQLVLSTKFYCNLYPGDPNAGGASRKTIISSLENSLRRLQTDYVDLYWMHAFDPFTPIEETMSALHDLVTAGKVRYIAISDTPAWKVAQAQMIAQFRGWSAFAALQIEYSLLERTVEGELIPMAQDLGIGVMPWSPLRGGILSGKYTRANQGETQSGRNSLEGGTHFDENTYQIIDRLTELAKEKETTPASVALAWVVSRSGVTSTLIGARTMGQLDQNLQSLAVSLSNNDIASLDALSKPVLNFPMELINNRAANLAQAGTSVNGVSSLKLPLAPQSIKEVY, via the coding sequence ATGGATTTAACAAATTACAGAACCCTTGGGAAATCAGGGTTAAGGGTAAGTCCGCTTACGCTTGGAACAATGACATTTGGTGAAGAATGGGGGTGGGGCTCAACTCCTGCAGATGCTGAAGCCATAATGTCTGAATATATAGCCGCTGGCGGAAACAGTATTGATACTGCCAACATTTACACTAAAGGGCACTCTGAAAAAATTATCGGTGATTACTTAAAGAGTACTGATATTCGCAGGGATCAGTTAGTCCTTTCCACTAAGTTTTACTGTAACCTGTATCCGGGCGATCCTAATGCGGGTGGTGCAAGTAGAAAAACAATTATAAGTTCCCTGGAGAATTCATTGAGAAGATTGCAAACCGATTATGTGGATTTATACTGGATGCATGCTTTTGATCCATTTACGCCAATTGAGGAAACGATGTCAGCTCTGCATGATCTGGTTACTGCTGGAAAAGTTCGCTATATCGCGATTTCTGACACACCTGCTTGGAAGGTTGCACAGGCTCAAATGATTGCTCAGTTTCGTGGCTGGTCTGCTTTTGCAGCATTACAAATTGAATATTCACTGCTGGAAAGAACTGTGGAGGGTGAATTGATCCCAATGGCACAGGATCTTGGAATAGGAGTAATGCCCTGGTCACCTTTGAGAGGCGGGATTTTAAGCGGGAAATATACAAGAGCAAATCAGGGAGAGACCCAAAGCGGAAGAAATAGTCTGGAAGGAGGCACTCATTTTGATGAAAATACTTACCAGATCATTGATCGCTTAACTGAACTTGCAAAGGAAAAAGAAACTACTCCTGCCAGTGTTGCTTTAGCCTGGGTAGTGAGCAGATCCGGAGTTACTTCTACTCTAATTGGCGCACGTACAATGGGGCAGCTGGATCAGAACCTGCAGTCTTTAGCTGTGTCATTATCCAATAATGATATTGCATCATTAGATGCGCTTTCAAAACCAGTGTTAAATTTCCCGATGGAGCTTATCAATAACCGGGCAGCAAATTTGGCTCAGGCAGGTACAAGTGTGAATGGAGTAAGCTCTTTAAAGCTTCCTTTAGCACCACAAAGCATTAAAGAAGTCTATTAA
- a CDS encoding SAM-dependent methyltransferase, translated as MNNKLYEKYASSYAAVTNNRDFKGQLELILQTYQPENPCQSFIELFAGQSLHAIEAFKKGDIEVWAADSSQEMKELAVSQGFLKPDHYIVGYLPESILNNTGNVKFDCIACLYSAFSAIPMHKVFDLLFYIKPLLSDKGKIFIELHDVFYTMEYVANPVVTYKEVQNSAGELIKYAWPSGKIKWDHFSHTAEVPITFNIQSAAHSETVEFTSTDHIYSAEEIIFMANLLDYNSRILSTDPVWEDKFPGGIVLELSLKSAVQST; from the coding sequence ATGAATAATAAACTATATGAAAAATATGCCAGCTCCTATGCAGCTGTAACTAATAACAGAGATTTCAAAGGCCAGCTTGAACTCATACTCCAAACCTATCAACCGGAGAATCCATGTCAGTCATTTATCGAACTATTTGCAGGACAATCGTTGCACGCTATAGAAGCCTTTAAAAAAGGTGATATAGAGGTATGGGCTGCAGATTCAAGTCAGGAAATGAAGGAGCTGGCCGTGTCGCAGGGATTTCTAAAACCTGATCATTACATTGTTGGATACCTGCCCGAATCTATTTTAAATAATACTGGTAACGTTAAATTTGATTGTATTGCTTGCTTATACAGCGCCTTCAGTGCAATACCTATGCATAAAGTTTTCGATCTACTCTTCTATATTAAACCACTATTAAGTGATAAAGGAAAAATATTTATAGAGTTACATGATGTTTTTTATACTATGGAATATGTTGCAAATCCTGTAGTTACGTATAAGGAGGTTCAAAATTCAGCAGGCGAACTGATTAAGTATGCCTGGCCAAGCGGTAAAATTAAATGGGATCATTTCAGCCATACAGCAGAGGTTCCGATAACATTTAACATTCAATCGGCAGCACATTCTGAAACCGTGGAATTTACATCAACTGATCATATTTATAGCGCAGAAGAGATAATTTTCATGGCAAACTTACTGGATTATAATAGCAGGATATTATCAACAGACCCGGTATGGGAAGATAAATTTCCCGGAGGAATCGTGCTGGAGCTCTCTCTGAAATCAGCAGTTCAAAGTACATAA
- a CDS encoding class I SAM-dependent methyltransferase, whose amino-acid sequence MKNKLYKEFASYYADVTNDRDFKSQLELILETYDPAHPCKSLLELFAGQSLHSIEAQRKHGIDVWAIDSSIEMKRLALAEGFENPEKYIVADLPDALLSVTETKFDCITCLYNGLSNLNMEDVFLMLNHCKDKLSENGKIFIEMHDIFLMTEYLSNPQIHYTEIENSRGELIKYAWPSGKIRWDRYTYRAEVPVQFLVQSSQRTDKLEFTSYDTMYSAEHIVFLAKLVGLESMIYTEHPTWAALYPSSVVLQLSFRKEPAKSTAHE is encoded by the coding sequence ATGAAGAATAAACTATATAAGGAGTTTGCAAGTTATTATGCAGATGTAACCAATGACAGAGATTTTAAAAGCCAGCTGGAGCTCATTCTTGAAACTTATGACCCGGCTCATCCGTGCAAGTCATTACTGGAATTATTCGCCGGACAATCACTGCACAGTATAGAAGCACAAAGAAAACACGGTATTGATGTCTGGGCTATAGATTCAAGTATTGAGATGAAACGGCTAGCATTAGCTGAAGGATTTGAAAACCCGGAAAAGTATATAGTTGCAGATCTTCCAGATGCATTGTTAAGCGTTACAGAAACAAAGTTCGATTGTATTACCTGTTTATATAATGGTCTTAGTAACCTGAATATGGAAGACGTATTTCTTATGCTCAATCACTGCAAAGACAAATTAAGTGAAAACGGCAAAATATTTATCGAAATGCATGACATCTTTTTAATGACTGAATACCTTTCAAACCCACAAATCCATTATACAGAGATAGAAAATTCGAGAGGGGAACTCATTAAATATGCATGGCCAAGCGGCAAAATAAGATGGGATCGTTACACTTACCGCGCAGAAGTTCCGGTACAATTCTTAGTTCAGTCTTCACAACGTACTGATAAACTGGAATTTACTTCTTATGACACCATGTATAGTGCAGAACATATCGTATTTCTTGCAAAACTTGTTGGATTGGAATCCATGATCTATACAGAACATCCAACTTGGGCAGCGCTTTACCCGAGTTCAGTTGTGCTACAATTATCTTTTCGAAAAGAGCCTGCAAAATCTACTGCACATGAATAA
- a CDS encoding glycosyltransferase family 2 protein, with protein MASKIKEIDIIILSFAQTDELKQVTRNCLTSLMASEDPELIKFNIIVVESQKDLKPFQYEYGQTVYPDQPFGYNRYMNIGIAMTSAPYICLCNNDLLFHPQWATEILKPFNTYWNVSSASPMCTIHHTKIGMEPNIGLLQGYRERVEVSGWCLFFKRSMLHVTGHLDENFIFRHASHDYTHLLSALNLVHVLVTSSLVDHLDHTTLNKQEPERFNELMWKQDIYYEKKWGYRLGRKWEAIN; from the coding sequence ATGGCATCAAAAATCAAGGAAATAGATATTATCATTCTAAGCTTTGCGCAAACAGATGAATTAAAGCAAGTTACCAGGAACTGCCTCACTTCATTAATGGCTTCTGAAGATCCGGAACTGATCAAATTCAACATCATCGTTGTTGAATCTCAAAAAGATTTAAAGCCTTTTCAATACGAGTATGGCCAGACGGTTTATCCGGATCAGCCCTTTGGTTACAACCGCTATATGAATATCGGTATTGCAATGACCTCAGCACCCTATATCTGTTTATGCAATAATGATTTGCTTTTCCATCCGCAATGGGCAACGGAAATATTGAAACCTTTTAACACTTATTGGAATGTTTCCAGTGCTTCTCCAATGTGTACTATTCATCATACTAAAATAGGTATGGAACCCAATATTGGTTTACTTCAAGGCTACAGAGAACGTGTTGAGGTTTCTGGATGGTGCCTTTTTTTCAAGCGCAGTATGCTCCATGTAACAGGCCATTTAGATGAGAACTTTATCTTCAGACATGCCTCCCACGATTATACACATTTACTTTCAGCATTAAATTTAGTGCATGTTCTGGTTACTTCTTCTCTGGTAGATCACCTGGATCATACTACACTAAATAAGCAAGAGCCAGAGCGGTTTAATGAGCTGATGTGGAAACAGGATATTTACTATGAGAAGAAATGGGGATACCGTTTAGGCAGGAAATGGGAAGCGATTAACTGA
- a CDS encoding glycosyl hydrolase, with amino-acid sequence MAALEMGFHQIPDSIQTSVYWYWVSGNISKEGVIKDLEAMKKVGINRAFIANVTWGEKNAGPVKLFTATWWDILHTALKTATKLGIEIGIFNCPGWSQSGGPWVKPAQSMRYLTASETVINGPVQIHQKLEKPDSVFQDVKVIAYPAPKDYGTDIRHLKPQLSAIPTLKNLDNLTDQNEQTILHLPAKKPFILNISTEKPYTARSLVIYTAHVPARLEGDLQVKINQTYQTIKHFIIDRTNPNLKNGFIPYGPATISLPATTAKDFRLIFTAYKANCGIAEIKFSSVPFVENYLEKTLAKMWPDGYVYWPAYQWQPQPVIEDKTYVIDPDKVLDISKYMLPDGTLNWQVPAGKWIIERLGMTPTKVQNAHATPEGTGLEVDKMSRSHITAHFNAFLGEIIRRIPAQDRKTWKVAVGDSYETGSQNWTDQFITAFKLTYGYDPLPYLPVLQGNVVGSADHSDRFLWDIRRFIADKVAYDYVGGLRDICHQNGLTIWLENYGHYGFPGEFLQYGGQSDEVSGEFWNEGIKGIIENKAASSCAHIYGKTKVSAESFTTTDQYFMNYPATLKQRADRSFTEGINNTLLHVYIQQPDGGKIPGMNAYFGTEFNRKNTWFYDMDDFLKYIKRCNLILQQGKYVADVAYFISEDAPKMTGIQEPALPNGYAFDYINAEVIKNRLTVKDGNLVLPDGMQYKILVLPRLESMRPELLAKLKEMVAKGAVILGPRPSRSPSLQNLGKADLEVQQLTAELWGNINSSTIKVNHFGKGMVIDGMSLEDAFKLKNIIPDFKTAVTDSVLFIHRALKDGSVYFISNQKSEVVQLSPEFRISGKIPELWDATTGHIRDLPEYTQTARSTIVPLKLTAYESAFIVFRKQDSIQKNKYLNYPEPVKKILLTGPWLVNFDVNLNGPSKPVIFKQLEDWIQNKDELIKYYSGPAYYHHSFELSKVKNEERIVLDLGNVIAIAKVKVNGIAVGGVWSAPYKIDITKALRPGKNELEIKVVNNWINRLIGDHQLPENKRITSTYYDWYDPTVKLQSSGLKGPVQLEIVK; translated from the coding sequence ATGGCTGCATTAGAAATGGGATTTCATCAGATTCCAGATAGTATTCAAACTAGTGTTTATTGGTACTGGGTTTCTGGAAACATATCAAAAGAAGGTGTGATAAAGGATCTTGAAGCTATGAAAAAGGTGGGAATTAACCGTGCATTTATTGCAAATGTGACCTGGGGTGAAAAGAATGCGGGCCCAGTAAAACTATTTACAGCAACCTGGTGGGACATTTTGCATACCGCCTTAAAAACAGCTACTAAATTAGGCATCGAAATAGGGATTTTTAATTGCCCGGGATGGAGTCAATCGGGAGGTCCATGGGTTAAACCAGCGCAGTCTATGCGCTATCTTACTGCTTCAGAAACTGTGATTAATGGTCCAGTTCAAATCCATCAAAAACTAGAAAAACCTGATTCTGTTTTCCAGGACGTGAAAGTAATTGCTTATCCTGCGCCTAAAGATTATGGTACAGATATCCGGCACCTGAAACCTCAGCTTAGCGCTATCCCCACACTAAAAAACCTGGATAACTTAACAGACCAAAACGAACAAACAATTCTCCATCTCCCTGCTAAAAAACCTTTTATACTAAATATTTCTACAGAGAAACCATATACCGCCCGCAGTCTTGTCATTTATACAGCGCATGTTCCTGCTCGTTTAGAAGGTGATCTTCAAGTCAAAATCAACCAGACCTATCAAACCATAAAACATTTTATTATAGACCGTACAAATCCAAACCTTAAGAACGGCTTTATTCCTTATGGCCCGGCAACTATTTCACTTCCTGCTACTACAGCTAAAGATTTCCGGTTAATATTTACTGCTTATAAAGCAAACTGCGGAATTGCAGAAATTAAGTTCTCATCTGTACCTTTTGTAGAAAATTATCTGGAAAAAACGCTCGCAAAGATGTGGCCTGATGGTTATGTATATTGGCCTGCCTATCAATGGCAGCCTCAACCTGTTATCGAAGACAAAACCTATGTAATTGATCCGGATAAAGTTTTGGATATTTCGAAATACATGTTGCCTGATGGTACCTTAAACTGGCAGGTGCCGGCAGGAAAATGGATTATTGAACGTCTTGGAATGACACCTACAAAAGTTCAGAATGCACATGCAACTCCTGAAGGAACAGGGCTTGAAGTTGATAAAATGAGCAGATCACATATTACTGCACACTTTAATGCCTTTTTGGGAGAAATTATACGCCGTATTCCTGCACAAGATCGTAAAACTTGGAAAGTGGCCGTAGGAGATAGTTATGAAACTGGCAGCCAGAATTGGACTGATCAGTTCATCACAGCGTTTAAACTGACTTATGGCTATGATCCGCTTCCCTATCTTCCGGTATTGCAAGGAAATGTGGTGGGAAGCGCTGACCATTCGGATCGTTTTCTATGGGATATCAGACGTTTTATAGCTGATAAAGTCGCTTATGATTATGTGGGCGGACTTAGAGACATCTGTCATCAAAACGGATTAACTATCTGGCTGGAAAATTACGGTCATTATGGTTTTCCCGGAGAATTTCTACAATATGGAGGACAGTCTGATGAAGTTAGTGGTGAATTCTGGAATGAAGGCATCAAGGGTATCATAGAAAACAAAGCTGCTTCGTCCTGTGCACATATCTACGGAAAAACAAAAGTTTCTGCTGAATCTTTTACAACAACAGATCAGTACTTCATGAATTACCCCGCTACATTGAAACAACGTGCAGACCGCTCTTTTACTGAAGGAATTAACAACACTTTGCTGCATGTTTATATCCAGCAGCCTGACGGAGGTAAAATACCAGGGATGAACGCTTATTTCGGAACTGAATTTAACCGCAAAAATACGTGGTTTTACGATATGGATGATTTCTTAAAATATATCAAAAGATGTAATCTAATCTTGCAGCAGGGAAAATATGTAGCAGATGTTGCTTATTTCATTAGCGAAGACGCTCCAAAAATGACAGGAATACAAGAACCGGCCCTCCCCAATGGCTATGCGTTTGATTATATCAATGCAGAGGTGATTAAAAACAGGTTAACGGTAAAAGACGGCAATTTGGTTTTACCCGATGGGATGCAGTACAAGATCCTGGTTTTGCCCAGATTGGAAAGCATGAGGCCTGAATTGCTGGCAAAGCTCAAAGAAATGGTAGCTAAAGGGGCAGTAATTTTAGGCCCCAGACCATCCAGATCACCAAGTTTACAAAACCTCGGCAAGGCAGATCTCGAAGTTCAGCAGCTAACTGCTGAACTTTGGGGAAATATCAATTCATCCACTATTAAAGTCAATCACTTCGGGAAAGGAATGGTGATTGACGGAATGAGTCTGGAAGATGCTTTTAAATTAAAGAACATCATCCCCGATTTTAAAACAGCTGTAACCGATTCTGTACTTTTCATTCACAGAGCACTAAAAGATGGTTCAGTTTATTTTATTTCCAATCAAAAAAGCGAGGTTGTACAGCTAAGTCCTGAATTCCGGATTTCCGGAAAAATCCCTGAATTATGGGACGCAACTACAGGCCATATTCGTGACCTTCCTGAATATACTCAAACTGCCAGATCCACCATAGTTCCCTTAAAATTAACAGCTTATGAAAGCGCTTTTATAGTTTTCAGAAAGCAGGACAGTATTCAAAAAAATAAATACTTAAATTATCCTGAGCCAGTCAAAAAAATACTACTCACAGGCCCGTGGTTGGTTAACTTTGATGTTAACCTGAATGGGCCTTCCAAACCAGTAATCTTTAAACAATTAGAAGACTGGATCCAAAATAAAGATGAGCTTATTAAATATTACTCCGGCCCCGCTTATTATCATCATAGTTTTGAATTGTCAAAAGTTAAAAATGAAGAACGAATAGTATTAGATCTGGGAAATGTTATCGCTATAGCAAAAGTTAAGGTTAACGGAATAGCTGTTGGCGGAGTGTGGAGCGCACCTTACAAAATTGATATTACCAAAGCATTGAGGCCAGGCAAAAATGAATTGGAAATCAAAGTCGTCAATAACTGGATAAACAGGCTGATTGGGGATCATCAACTGCCTGAAAACAAAAGAATAACCTCAACTTATTATGACTGGTATGATCCCACTGTAAAATTACAATCCTCAGGATTAAAAGGACCAGTTCAGTTGGAGATTGTAAAGTAA
- a CDS encoding metal-dependent hydrolase family protein, with amino-acid sequence MIQFRIKIITLTLLILSFNGFAQQQNDSVKVIKAGHLIDVERGITLTNQLILIDHDTIKSIGPDLTIPIGATIIDLSHATVLPGLIDCHTHMTFQPGENYYEDIFRRTPVDLAIVAPSYAKRTLEAGFTTCRDVGASAFIDVSLRNAINRGDIPGPRLLVATLFIGSTGSHGDLNGFSPFLDWIGPKQMTGVANGIEGVRAQVRYNIKYGAEVIKFGASAGVLTEEVSVGAPQFSQEEMNAIVQEAHLWGLKACAHAHGTVAIKMAVKAGVASIEHGSFLDDEAIQLMKAHGTYLVADIYNDDYILSDYAKHGTPEIIINKEKLVGKEQRLSFQRAVKAGVKIAFGTDAGVYPHGWNGKQFKYMVKFGLTPMQAIQAATINAADLLGWKNKVGSLKKGKYADLIAVKDNPLHDITLLEQIPFVMKSGTIYKNELKK; translated from the coding sequence ATGATTCAATTCCGTATAAAAATCATCACTTTAACTTTGCTAATTTTATCATTTAATGGCTTTGCGCAGCAGCAAAACGATTCAGTAAAAGTGATTAAAGCCGGCCACCTGATTGATGTAGAAAGAGGAATAACACTAACTAATCAGTTGATTTTAATTGACCATGACACCATAAAAAGCATTGGCCCGGACCTGACTATACCAATTGGTGCAACAATTATAGACCTCAGCCATGCGACAGTCTTGCCTGGATTGATCGATTGTCATACCCATATGACCTTTCAGCCCGGAGAAAATTACTATGAGGACATTTTCCGCCGCACTCCAGTAGATCTGGCTATAGTTGCCCCCAGCTATGCAAAAAGAACTTTAGAGGCCGGATTTACAACCTGCAGAGATGTAGGGGCTTCAGCATTTATTGATGTATCCTTAAGAAACGCAATTAACCGGGGTGATATACCTGGCCCCAGACTACTCGTCGCTACCTTATTTATTGGGAGTACCGGCAGCCATGGCGACCTGAACGGATTCTCGCCCTTTTTAGACTGGATAGGCCCTAAACAAATGACTGGTGTCGCCAATGGCATAGAAGGTGTACGTGCACAAGTCCGTTATAATATAAAATACGGTGCCGAAGTAATCAAATTTGGCGCAAGTGCTGGTGTACTGACAGAAGAAGTAAGTGTAGGCGCCCCACAGTTCTCACAAGAAGAAATGAATGCAATTGTCCAGGAAGCTCATTTGTGGGGATTAAAGGCCTGTGCCCATGCACATGGCACGGTGGCTATAAAAATGGCTGTTAAAGCTGGTGTAGCCTCCATAGAACACGGTAGTTTCCTCGATGATGAAGCGATACAACTCATGAAAGCACACGGCACTTACCTGGTGGCAGATATTTATAATGACGATTACATTCTCAGTGACTATGCAAAACATGGTACCCCTGAAATCATTATCAATAAGGAAAAGCTGGTAGGAAAAGAACAACGGTTAAGTTTTCAGCGCGCAGTTAAAGCAGGTGTAAAAATAGCTTTTGGTACAGATGCAGGTGTTTATCCACACGGCTGGAACGGCAAACAGTTTAAATACATGGTTAAATTCGGGCTCACCCCGATGCAGGCTATACAGGCCGCCACCATCAATGCTGCAGATCTGTTAGGATGGAAAAATAAGGTCGGCTCACTAAAAAAGGGTAAATATGCTGATTTGATAGCAGTTAAAGATAATCCGCTCCACGACATCACCTTACTAGAGCAAATTCCTTTTGTCATGAAAAGCGGAACCATTTATAAAAATGAACTGAAAAAATAA